The Barnesiella propionica genome has a window encoding:
- the mtgA gene encoding monofunctional biosynthetic peptidoglycan transglycosylase, producing MQNNSKNKWAKKAVRWMRNLFLFFLLSSVGAVIILKYMPVYITPLMLIRSVQNVVKGDSPGFYHEWVPLNDISRWLPLAVVASEDNLFMTHHGFDFNQIQKAIEENKTRKRARGASTISQQTAKNVFLWPGHSVIRKGLEIYFTFLIEVFWGKERIMEVYLNSIEMGKNIYGAQAVANKHFGRDAARLTKSQCALIAATLPNPRKFNSAAPSPYMLKRQRQIMSLMGKIAPVNFE from the coding sequence ATGCAGAATAATTCTAAAAACAAATGGGCGAAAAAAGCAGTCAGATGGATGAGGAATTTATTTCTTTTCTTTCTGTTATCCTCTGTTGGTGCTGTGATAATCTTGAAATATATGCCTGTATATATAACGCCTCTGATGCTTATTCGCAGTGTACAAAATGTGGTTAAGGGAGATTCTCCCGGATTCTATCATGAATGGGTTCCGTTGAATGATATATCGCGTTGGTTACCTCTGGCGGTCGTGGCTTCGGAGGATAATCTGTTTATGACCCATCACGGATTTGATTTTAACCAGATACAGAAAGCAATAGAAGAAAATAAAACAAGAAAAAGAGCAAGAGGCGCCAGTACCATTTCTCAACAAACAGCCAAAAATGTATTTTTATGGCCGGGACATTCTGTAATAAGAAAAGGACTGGAAATTTATTTTACATTTTTAATAGAGGTGTTTTGGGGTAAAGAACGTATCATGGAAGTCTACCTTAACTCGATAGAGATGGGAAAAAATATTTATGGCGCTCAGGCGGTTGCCAATAAGCATTTTGGCCGGGATGCCGCACGGCTTACCAAATCCCAGTGCGCATTAATCGCTGCCACGTTGCCCAATCCCCGTAAATTTAATTCTGCTGCTCCTTCCCCTTATATGTTAAAACGTCAGCGTCAGATCATGTCTTTAATGGGGAAAATTGCTCCGGTGAATTTCGAATAA
- a CDS encoding M6 family metalloprotease domain-containing protein, with translation MKIKKLLLLFISLLLAGSNVLLAVPAKRTPITAEQPDGSTITILLHGDEFHHYTTTTDGVVIAPAEDGYYHYMGYDTQGMSFISNRIAKDAINRSADDAAYIETLQTEKLINSFVEKNSQRRQSKAKNINRIAPMKASSTGNVEGLVLMVEFSDKKFSANGTNAAIDELMNKEGFNKNNAIGSARDYFISQSGGKFTPHFNVVGPIKLDKTMAYYGGNNDANAHEMIIDACRIASEQNLVDFSEYDNNNDGFVDLVYVIYAGYSEAAGAPANTVWPHAWYIYQGAGQIVSVNGVKLDAYACSSELNGTSGTVLDGIGTFCHEFSHTLGLPDFYDTRSNGTNFGMDVWSLMDYGCYNVGGNVPLGYSAYEREFVGWLDIEELQNPKTISLEYIAESQQAYKITSTNANQYFILENRQKKDWDKGMPASGLMITKVDYNQSAWDNNVVNNTTNRQRLQIVPADGVLSSATVSRDLYPYGNNTSFTETSSPNQKIYQTLISGKPVTEIAQENGIITFKFMGGGILSPEPSAATDITKTGFTAHWNAVEEATSYSLLIDQLALPKLKENFTKFEDGTINAPDKTDLTENDELNKFMEQTGWTGKSVFQAGNACQIGQASESGNLQTPPIDLSGNDGVYTITIQACKNSMSATKILNITVNGERKTLSLTDDMQEYKIIMDNGTQNTVIAFSVPASNRAIIKEITIHSGDITSNSDNTDDKYPMTINGIQGTSYDVTGLESNYLYTYQVKAVKNDTEESIWSKPVSVTISGNSSVCKPAIAADKIYTKGNTLFIDSNEDYPVQIYNLSGIMIRETTANPGINKFILDIPGVYLIRCGETVVKVIITK, from the coding sequence ATGAAAATAAAGAAACTTTTACTATTGTTTATCTCGCTTCTTTTAGCAGGAAGTAACGTTCTTTTAGCTGTTCCGGCTAAACGTACTCCTATAACCGCAGAACAGCCAGATGGAAGTACAATCACTATCCTTTTGCACGGAGATGAGTTTCATCACTACACCACAACGACCGATGGTGTAGTTATAGCTCCCGCCGAAGACGGCTATTACCATTATATGGGGTATGATACACAAGGCATGTCTTTTATAAGCAACCGTATAGCTAAAGACGCTATAAACCGATCGGCCGATGACGCAGCATATATAGAAACATTGCAGACCGAAAAACTGATAAATTCTTTCGTCGAAAAAAATTCACAGAGAAGGCAAAGCAAAGCGAAAAATATAAACCGTATAGCACCCATGAAAGCATCCAGCACAGGCAATGTAGAAGGCCTGGTCCTCATGGTGGAATTCTCGGACAAGAAATTCAGCGCCAACGGTACTAACGCCGCTATTGACGAACTCATGAACAAAGAAGGATTCAATAAAAACAACGCCATAGGCAGTGCCCGTGATTACTTTATCTCCCAGTCCGGTGGAAAATTCACTCCTCATTTCAATGTAGTAGGTCCCATTAAACTGGATAAAACCATGGCCTACTACGGAGGAAATAACGATGCAAATGCTCATGAAATGATTATAGACGCCTGCAGGATAGCCAGTGAACAGAATCTCGTGGATTTTTCGGAATATGATAATAACAACGACGGATTTGTCGATCTCGTATACGTTATCTACGCCGGATATTCCGAAGCCGCCGGTGCCCCGGCAAATACGGTATGGCCTCATGCCTGGTATATTTATCAGGGAGCCGGACAAATTGTAAGCGTAAACGGAGTTAAACTCGACGCATACGCCTGTTCGTCGGAGCTCAATGGGACTTCCGGTACCGTATTGGACGGTATAGGGACTTTCTGCCACGAATTCAGTCACACGTTAGGATTACCAGACTTTTACGACACCAGAAGCAACGGAACCAATTTCGGTATGGACGTATGGAGCCTGATGGATTACGGCTGTTATAATGTAGGCGGTAATGTTCCTCTTGGATATTCGGCATACGAAAGAGAATTCGTCGGATGGCTCGATATAGAAGAATTGCAAAATCCCAAGACCATTTCTCTCGAATATATTGCTGAAAGCCAACAAGCTTATAAAATAACATCAACCAACGCCAACCAATATTTCATACTGGAAAACAGGCAAAAGAAAGACTGGGACAAAGGGATGCCGGCTTCGGGTCTTATGATAACCAAAGTAGATTACAACCAATCGGCGTGGGATAATAATGTAGTGAATAATACGACAAACCGTCAACGTTTACAAATAGTACCTGCCGACGGAGTATTGTCTTCAGCTACCGTTTCCAGAGATCTTTATCCTTACGGGAATAATACGTCTTTTACCGAAACCAGTTCTCCCAACCAAAAAATCTATCAAACACTAATCTCAGGAAAACCGGTCACAGAAATTGCACAAGAAAACGGTATCATCACGTTTAAGTTTATGGGAGGGGGAATCTTATCTCCAGAACCTTCGGCAGCTACAGATATTACCAAAACCGGGTTTACAGCCCACTGGAATGCCGTAGAAGAAGCAACCAGCTATTCACTTCTTATCGACCAGCTAGCACTTCCCAAATTAAAGGAAAACTTTACCAAATTTGAAGACGGAACAATTAACGCTCCCGATAAAACAGATTTAACGGAGAATGATGAACTGAATAAATTCATGGAACAGACAGGATGGACAGGCAAATCTGTCTTCCAAGCCGGAAATGCATGCCAGATAGGCCAGGCTTCCGAATCGGGCAATTTACAAACTCCACCTATTGACCTGAGCGGCAACGACGGTGTTTACACGATCACTATTCAGGCCTGCAAAAATTCGATGTCCGCCACAAAAATTCTGAATATAACCGTTAACGGAGAACGCAAAACATTATCTCTCACAGATGATATGCAGGAATACAAAATCATAATGGATAACGGAACGCAAAATACGGTCATAGCATTTTCCGTTCCGGCCAGTAACCGTGCTATCATAAAAGAAATTACGATACATAGCGGAGATATTACCAGCAATTCGGACAATACAGACGACAAATACCCGATGACCATTAACGGAATTCAGGGTACTTCGTACGATGTGACAGGATTGGAAAGCAATTACCTTTATACCTATCAGGTTAAAGCGGTAAAGAACGATACAGAAGAAAGTATATGGTCCAAGCCCGTATCCGTAACCATAAGCGGGAACTCTTCGGTATGTAAACCAGCAATCGCAGCAGATAAAATATATACCAAAGGCAATACTCTCTTTATAGACAGTAACGAGGACTATCCGGTTCAAATATATAATTTATCCGGCATTATGATTCGCGAGACTACGGCAAATCCAGGTATCAACAAATTCATACTTGACATACCCGGTGTTTATCTAATACGTTGCGGTGAAACAGTTGTAAAAGTAATTATTACGAAATAA
- a CDS encoding head GIN domain-containing protein — protein MKKQTTRFIFTLLFLLSAANTMALVPSKNYITKAVSITSPFQSIEITGSPDVEYTQSNGKATVSIYGSDNLVELLDVHVSKGTLIVKCRKRISAQGEDKLKVIVSSPRLKQINIAGSGNVELKGTIKGDMLNMHITGSGNIEGKHIYYAGINIHISGSGDVSLKEIGSENLIAKVNGSGNIALKGKTETAHFEVSGSGEIDAEKLKAEKVTAQVYGSGDIQCQTTDELNAYVSSPQGDIGYTGNPKKVYKKGHKENIRKN, from the coding sequence ATGAAAAAACAAACGACAAGATTTATTTTTACATTATTGTTCCTACTATCAGCGGCAAATACCATGGCTCTGGTTCCCAGTAAAAACTATATAACCAAAGCGGTCAGCATCACCTCTCCGTTTCAATCCATAGAAATTACAGGAAGTCCGGACGTAGAATATACCCAGAGCAACGGCAAAGCGACAGTAAGTATTTACGGCTCGGACAATCTGGTAGAGTTACTGGATGTACATGTTTCAAAAGGTACGCTGATCGTAAAATGCAGGAAAAGAATTTCCGCTCAGGGAGAAGACAAACTCAAAGTCATCGTTTCAAGTCCAAGATTGAAGCAGATAAATATAGCAGGTTCCGGAAATGTAGAATTAAAAGGAACTATTAAAGGTGACATGCTCAATATGCATATAACCGGATCGGGGAATATCGAAGGCAAACATATTTATTATGCCGGCATCAATATACATATTTCAGGCAGCGGAGACGTCAGCCTGAAAGAAATAGGAAGTGAAAACCTGATAGCAAAAGTAAACGGATCGGGAAATATAGCTCTTAAAGGAAAAACCGAAACCGCACATTTTGAAGTATCTGGCTCGGGAGAAATCGACGCCGAAAAATTAAAGGCAGAGAAAGTAACAGCACAAGTCTATGGTTCGGGTGATATACAATGCCAAACAACGGATGAATTAAACGCTTATGTTTCTTCGCCGCAAGGAGATATCGGATACACGGGTAATCCGAAAAAGGTTTATAAAAAAGGGCATAAAGAAAATATACGAAAGAATTAA
- the scpA gene encoding methylmalonyl-CoA mutase, whose protein sequence is MRPNFKNIDIKSDAFTQPAGNVACDGENWITPELIPVKPIYTKKDLEGLEHLNYVAGIPPFLRGPYSGMYALRPWTIRQYAGFSTAEESNAFYRRNLAAGQKGLSVAFDLATHRGYDADHERVVGDVGKAGVSICTLDNMKTLFDGIPLNKMSVSMTMNGAVLPILAFYINAGLEQGAKLEEMAGTIQNDILKEFMVRNTYIYPPEFSMRIIADIFEYTSQNMPKFNSISISGYHMQEAGATADIELAYTLADGLEYLRAGVNAGMDIDSFAPRLSFFWAIGMNFFMEVAKMRAARMLWAKIVKQFNPKNPKSLALRTHSQTSGWSLTEQDPFNNVGRTCIEAMGAALGHTQSLHTNALDEAIALPTDFSARIARNTQIYIQEETYITKEIDPWAGSYYVESLTNELAHKAWEHIQEIEKLGGMAKAIETGIPKLRIEEAAARTQARIDSGKQTIVGVNKYRLEKEDPIDILEVDNTAVRKEQIERLNDVKAHRDEAAVKAALAAITECVKTKKGNLLALAVEAARVRATLGEISDACEEVVGRYKAIIRTISGVYSSETKQDADFIRATELCEKFAKKEGRQPRIMIAKMGQDGHDRGAKVVATGYADCGFDVDMGPLFQTPAEAARQAVENDVHVMGVSSLAAGHKTLIPQVIEELKKLGREDIIVIAGGVIPAQDYDFLYKAGVAAIFGPGTSVAKAACQMLEIMLDEQ, encoded by the coding sequence ATGAGACCAAATTTTAAAAATATAGATATCAAATCGGATGCTTTTACCCAACCTGCCGGTAATGTGGCATGCGATGGGGAGAACTGGATCACTCCCGAACTTATTCCAGTAAAACCTATTTATACGAAAAAAGACCTGGAAGGTCTGGAACATCTCAATTATGTTGCAGGTATACCTCCGTTCCTTCGCGGCCCGTACAGCGGGATGTACGCTCTTCGTCCCTGGACCATCCGCCAATACGCAGGATTCTCGACTGCAGAAGAATCCAACGCATTTTACCGCCGCAACCTGGCGGCCGGACAAAAAGGTCTGTCAGTAGCATTTGACCTGGCAACTCACCGCGGATATGATGCTGACCACGAACGAGTAGTCGGTGACGTAGGTAAAGCCGGTGTTTCGATCTGCACACTCGACAACATGAAGACATTGTTCGACGGAATACCCTTGAACAAAATGTCCGTATCTATGACCATGAACGGTGCCGTACTTCCTATTCTGGCTTTCTATATCAACGCCGGACTCGAACAAGGCGCCAAACTGGAAGAAATGGCCGGAACTATACAAAATGATATACTGAAAGAATTCATGGTGCGTAACACTTATATTTATCCCCCGGAATTCTCTATGCGCATCATCGCCGACATTTTTGAATATACTTCCCAAAACATGCCGAAATTCAATTCCATTTCTATTTCGGGTTACCATATGCAGGAAGCCGGAGCGACAGCAGATATCGAGTTGGCATATACCCTGGCCGACGGTCTGGAATATCTCCGCGCCGGTGTTAATGCCGGAATGGACATCGACTCTTTTGCTCCTCGGTTGTCTTTCTTCTGGGCAATCGGTATGAATTTCTTCATGGAAGTTGCCAAAATGCGTGCAGCCCGTATGTTATGGGCAAAAATTGTCAAGCAGTTCAATCCCAAGAATCCTAAATCCCTGGCATTGCGTACGCACAGCCAGACTTCGGGATGGTCTCTTACCGAACAGGATCCCTTCAACAATGTCGGCCGTACCTGTATCGAAGCTATGGGAGCTGCGCTGGGACATACACAATCGCTGCACACCAATGCTCTTGACGAAGCTATTGCATTGCCTACCGATTTTTCGGCACGTATCGCCCGTAATACGCAAATATATATTCAGGAAGAAACTTATATTACAAAAGAGATCGATCCCTGGGCCGGTTCTTACTATGTAGAGAGCCTGACGAACGAACTTGCACACAAAGCATGGGAACATATCCAGGAAATCGAAAAACTCGGCGGTATGGCGAAAGCTATTGAAACGGGAATCCCCAAATTACGTATCGAAGAAGCAGCTGCACGTACCCAAGCCCGTATCGACTCCGGCAAACAAACTATCGTGGGCGTAAATAAATATCGTCTCGAAAAAGAAGATCCTATCGATATCCTGGAAGTAGATAATACGGCTGTACGCAAAGAACAGATAGAACGTCTTAACGATGTAAAAGCACACCGTGACGAAGCCGCTGTAAAAGCTGCTCTGGCTGCTATTACCGAGTGTGTAAAAACAAAGAAAGGCAATCTGCTCGCCCTGGCCGTAGAAGCGGCACGCGTACGCGCTACTTTGGGTGAAATATCGGATGCCTGCGAAGAAGTAGTAGGCCGTTATAAAGCAATCATAAGAACCATTTCAGGCGTGTATTCATCAGAAACCAAACAAGACGCGGATTTTATCCGTGCTACCGAACTTTGCGAAAAATTCGCGAAGAAAGAAGGTCGTCAGCCCCGTATCATGATCGCAAAAATGGGTCAGGACGGTCACGACCGTGGTGCTAAAGTTGTTGCAACCGGTTATGCCGACTGCGGTTTTGACGTAGATATGGGACCTCTGTTCCAGACTCCGGCAGAAGCTGCCCGTCAGGCGGTTGAAAATGATGTTCACGTAATGGGGGTATCTTCCCTGGCTGCCGGTCATAAAACCCTTATTCCGCAAGTGATAGAAGAACTCAAGAAATTAGGCCGCGAAGATATCATCGTAATTGCCGGAGGCGTAATTCCCGCACAGGATTACGACTTCCTATATAAAGCCGGTGTCGCAGCTATTTTCGGCCCTGGTACTTCGGTTGCGAAAGCTGCCTGCCAGATGCTCGAAATCATGCTTGACGAACAATAA
- the mutA gene encoding methylmalonyl-CoA mutase small subunit: MAECKEKLFDQFPPVSTEEWKVKVVTDLKGADFDKKLVWKTNEGFNVNPMYREEDIADLKTTNSLPGEFPYVRGTRTDNSWLVRQDITVKCVKEANAKALDILNKGVNSIGFYLEADQISPDNIATLLQDIELEKVELNFNVCVKHALELVKTLAAFFSARGVAEKVNGSVNFDPFKRILKRGKDFSNYAETATKIIEAAAAMPNFRVLAVDGVMLNNAGSFIAQELGFSLAWGNEWIASLTDAGLTVDEVANRIKFNFGISSNYFMELAKFRAARMLWAQIVKQYNPTCDCACKMKAHAQTSEFNQTIYDAHVNLLRSQTETMSAALAGVDSITVTPFDKPYKESDDFSERIARNQQLLLKEESHLDKIVDPGAGSYYVEKLTVAIAEQAWKIFLETEEKGGFYEALKQGFVQEQVNASSATHHVNVARRKESLLGTNQFPNFNETAADKIQNKETGSTCCGGNECKAEFSTLSFKRAASDFEELRLATEHAAKRPSVFMLTIGNLAMRLARSQFSSNFFACAGYKIIDNLGFETVQAGIDAALSAKADIVVLCSSDDEYATYAPEAFKLLGDKAIFVVAGAPACMEELKAEGITEFIHVRTNVLDTLKAFNAKLSI, encoded by the coding sequence ATGGCAGAATGTAAAGAAAAATTGTTCGACCAATTTCCTCCGGTTTCAACCGAAGAATGGAAGGTAAAGGTCGTAACAGACCTTAAGGGAGCCGACTTCGACAAGAAGCTCGTATGGAAAACCAACGAGGGATTCAATGTAAACCCTATGTACAGAGAAGAAGATATCGCCGATCTTAAAACGACAAATTCTCTGCCCGGAGAATTCCCCTATGTGAGAGGTACCCGCACCGACAATTCCTGGCTCGTTCGCCAGGACATAACTGTAAAATGTGTAAAAGAAGCCAACGCCAAAGCATTGGATATTCTGAACAAAGGGGTTAATTCCATAGGCTTTTATTTAGAAGCAGACCAGATATCTCCGGATAATATAGCAACTCTGTTGCAAGATATCGAACTTGAAAAGGTCGAACTCAATTTCAATGTATGTGTAAAACATGCTTTGGAACTTGTTAAAACTCTCGCGGCTTTCTTCAGTGCACGGGGTGTTGCCGAAAAAGTAAACGGATCTGTAAATTTCGATCCATTCAAACGCATATTGAAAAGAGGCAAGGATTTCAGTAATTATGCCGAAACAGCTACCAAAATAATTGAAGCGGCTGCTGCAATGCCGAACTTCCGCGTACTGGCCGTAGACGGTGTCATGCTTAACAATGCCGGTTCTTTCATCGCACAGGAATTAGGTTTCTCCCTCGCCTGGGGTAACGAGTGGATCGCCAGCCTCACCGATGCAGGACTTACTGTTGACGAAGTAGCCAACCGCATTAAATTCAATTTCGGTATCTCATCCAATTATTTCATGGAACTGGCAAAATTCCGTGCCGCCCGCATGCTTTGGGCACAGATTGTCAAACAATACAATCCTACTTGCGACTGCGCCTGCAAAATGAAAGCTCATGCTCAGACCTCGGAGTTCAACCAGACTATATATGACGCACACGTAAACTTGTTGCGTTCTCAAACAGAAACGATGTCTGCCGCTTTAGCCGGAGTCGATTCTATTACAGTAACTCCTTTTGACAAACCTTATAAAGAATCGGACGACTTCTCCGAAAGAATTGCACGTAATCAGCAATTACTTCTTAAAGAAGAATCTCATCTCGACAAGATAGTAGATCCGGGAGCCGGTTCTTATTATGTAGAAAAACTGACTGTAGCCATTGCGGAACAAGCCTGGAAAATATTTTTGGAAACCGAAGAGAAAGGCGGCTTCTACGAAGCCCTGAAACAAGGTTTTGTACAGGAACAGGTAAATGCTTCATCCGCCACACACCATGTTAACGTAGCACGCCGCAAAGAATCTTTACTGGGAACCAATCAGTTCCCCAATTTCAACGAAACGGCAGCCGATAAAATACAGAATAAAGAAACCGGAAGCACTTGTTGCGGAGGAAACGAATGCAAAGCCGAATTCAGTACGCTTTCATTTAAACGCGCCGCCAGCGATTTCGAAGAGCTGAGACTAGCTACAGAACACGCTGCTAAACGCCCTTCGGTGTTCATGCTTACTATCGGTAATCTGGCCATGAGACTTGCCCGTTCTCAATTCTCTTCGAATTTCTTTGCTTGCGCCGGTTACAAAATTATCGACAACCTCGGATTCGAAACGGTTCAAGCCGGTATCGACGCTGCTTTGTCTGCCAAAGCCGATATCGTAGTGCTTTGTTCGAGCGATGATGAATATGCAACTTATGCACCCGAAGCATTCAAATTATTAGGTGATAAAGCTATTTTCGTTGTTGCCGGAGCACCTGCCTGCATGGAAGAACTTAAAGCCGAAGGCATTACCGAATTCATCCATGTTCGCACCAACGTATTGGATACATTAAAAGCATTCAACGCTAAATTATCTATCTGA
- a CDS encoding DUF6340 family protein yields the protein MKFGLHVILAGLLLSLTSCSSISSLSFDTICPAEVTFPQGVRSIVVVNNAAEIPVDNNIYSDLEGEDRKFSVKHDSLTYRIAEQVALRLSSTGYFNTVGMFYDDSISLPKDLYPVLSSEQLQAIREDWPGSAVLTIDKADINGFLSDARVMSVDGDFFISTFDILGELTARLYLPGEDYPQTYRTQDTIYWQEAGLTPDMPHSLLPELPFCYIQAASHFAQGLAGKMTPYKETVERFLFTSSDPAMKDAGRYWKKGKYDEASYLWEYIYENQKNAGKKARVASNIALYYELNDNFKDALLWANRSLDEFMKRPDDNAYYVAMMRDYIHQLTQRRSNDAKLKLQMGY from the coding sequence ATGAAATTTGGTTTGCATGTAATATTAGCAGGTTTATTATTGTCGTTGACGTCATGCAGTTCTATCTCCTCGCTTTCATTCGATACGATCTGTCCTGCCGAAGTTACTTTTCCTCAAGGTGTGAGATCTATTGTCGTGGTTAATAATGCGGCTGAAATTCCTGTGGATAATAATATATATTCCGACTTGGAGGGGGAGGACCGAAAGTTTTCGGTAAAACATGATAGCCTTACTTACCGTATTGCCGAACAGGTTGCACTCCGGCTTTCGTCGACCGGATATTTTAATACGGTAGGTATGTTTTATGACGATTCAATTTCATTGCCAAAAGATTTATATCCGGTTTTATCATCAGAGCAGTTACAGGCTATTCGTGAAGATTGGCCCGGATCAGCCGTACTTACTATAGATAAAGCCGATATAAACGGTTTTTTGAGTGATGCACGGGTCATGTCTGTGGACGGTGACTTTTTTATATCTACATTCGATATATTGGGCGAGCTTACGGCACGTTTGTATTTACCCGGGGAGGATTATCCCCAAACATATCGGACGCAAGATACTATATATTGGCAAGAGGCCGGACTCACCCCGGATATGCCGCACTCTCTTTTACCCGAACTCCCTTTTTGTTATATACAAGCTGCAAGTCATTTTGCCCAGGGACTGGCGGGAAAAATGACTCCGTATAAAGAAACGGTAGAACGGTTTTTATTTACCTCTTCCGATCCTGCTATGAAAGATGCCGGACGTTATTGGAAAAAAGGAAAATATGACGAAGCTTCTTATCTGTGGGAATATATTTATGAAAATCAAAAAAATGCCGGAAAAAAAGCCCGGGTTGCCTCTAATATAGCTTTGTATTATGAATTGAACGACAATTTTAAAGATGCTTTATTATGGGCGAACCGTTCTTTGGACGAATTCATGAAAAGGCCAGATGATAATGCTTATTATGTTGCTATGATGAGAGACTATATTCATCAGTTAACTCAGCGCCGGAGTAATGATGCAAAGCTTAAATTACAGATGGGTTATTAA
- a CDS encoding GNAT family N-acetyltransferase, giving the protein MFIISRTVDYPYDLLLLADPCREILDGYLYGSDCFVANIDDVPIGVIVIQKQENGLAEIMNLAVSEKWQRKRVAIRLLEYVFTEWVPLNGIRRLKVCTGNSGASAFMLYQKAGFDLKDIDRDYFVRVYPEPIWENGVQCRHRLVFEKSF; this is encoded by the coding sequence GTGTTTATAATATCTCGTACTGTTGATTATCCTTATGACCTTCTTTTGCTGGCAGATCCTTGCCGGGAAATTTTGGATGGTTATTTGTACGGATCGGATTGCTTTGTTGCGAACATTGATGATGTTCCTATAGGAGTGATTGTTATCCAAAAGCAGGAGAACGGTTTGGCAGAGATTATGAATCTTGCCGTATCTGAGAAGTGGCAACGTAAGAGAGTGGCAATTCGGTTACTGGAATATGTATTTACAGAATGGGTTCCTTTGAATGGTATTCGTCGTTTAAAGGTGTGTACAGGTAATTCAGGCGCTTCGGCTTTTATGTTGTATCAAAAAGCTGGCTTCGATTTGAAAGATATAGACAGGGATTATTTTGTCCGCGTCTATCCCGAACCAATATGGGAGAATGGCGTACAATGCCGTCATCGTCTTGTTTTTGAAAAATCTTTTTGA
- a CDS encoding phosphoglycerate kinase yields MQTIDNFNFAGKKAFVRVDFNVPLDENFNITDDTRMVKALPTLKKILADGGSVIIGSHLGRPKKGPEDKFSLKHIVAHLEELLGQPVKFVDDCIGPKVEAAVAELKPGEVLLLENLRFYAEEEGKPRGLAEDATDEEKAAAKKAVKASQKEFTKALAKLADAYVNDAFGTAHRAHASTALMAEYFAPENKMFGYLMEKEVKAVEKVLKDINHPFTAIMGGSKVSSKIEIIENLLTKVDNLIIAGGMTYTFTKALGGKIGNSICEEDKLDLALSLIEKAKQNGVNLVLAVDAKIADDFSNNANTKFVPVNEIPDGWEGLDIGPKTEKIFADVIKNSKTILWNGPTGVFEFDNFTSGSRAVGEAIVEATKNGAFSLVGGGDSVACVNKFGLADGVSYVSTGGGALLEAIEGKILPGIAAIQG; encoded by the coding sequence ATGCAAACAATTGACAATTTCAACTTTGCCGGTAAAAAGGCATTTGTGCGTGTTGATTTTAATGTTCCCTTGGACGAGAACTTCAATATCACCGATGACACCCGTATGGTAAAAGCTTTGCCTACTTTGAAAAAAATTCTTGCCGATGGTGGTAGCGTGATTATCGGTTCCCACTTGGGTCGTCCTAAAAAAGGTCCGGAAGATAAATTTTCTTTAAAGCACATCGTTGCTCACCTTGAAGAATTATTGGGACAGCCTGTAAAATTTGTCGATGACTGCATAGGTCCTAAAGTTGAAGCTGCTGTTGCGGAACTTAAACCGGGAGAAGTACTTTTACTGGAAAACCTTCGCTTTTATGCCGAAGAAGAAGGTAAACCCAGAGGTTTGGCAGAAGATGCTACTGACGAAGAAAAAGCTGCTGCCAAGAAAGCTGTTAAAGCGAGCCAGAAAGAATTTACCAAAGCTCTTGCCAAATTGGCAGACGCCTATGTAAACGACGCATTCGGTACTGCTCACCGCGCGCACGCTTCCACGGCTTTAATGGCTGAATACTTTGCCCCGGAGAACAAAATGTTCGGATATCTGATGGAAAAAGAGGTAAAAGCCGTAGAAAAAGTACTGAAAGATATCAATCATCCTTTCACAGCTATCATGGGAGGTTCTAAAGTATCTTCTAAAATTGAGATTATAGAAAACCTGCTTACCAAAGTGGATAACCTGATCATCGCAGGTGGCATGACTTATACTTTCACTAAAGCTTTAGGCGGAAAAATAGGTAATTCCATATGTGAAGAGGACAAACTCGACCTGGCTCTTTCTCTTATAGAAAAGGCTAAACAAAACGGAGTAAACCTCGTTTTGGCCGTAGATGCTAAAATCGCAGACGATTTCTCCAACAACGCCAATACAAAGTTTGTTCCGGTAAACGAAATTCCCGACGGATGGGAAGGTCTTGACATAGGTCCTAAAACCGAAAAAATATTTGCAGACGTAATTAAAAATTCAAAAACCATCCTTTGGAACGGTCCTACGGGTGTATTTGAATTTGATAACTTCACCAGCGGTTCCCGCGCCGTAGGCGAAGCAATCGTAGAAGCAACCAAAAACGGTGCATTCTCTCTGGTAGGAGGAGGCGACTCTGTTGCTTGTGTGAACAAATTCGGACTGGCAGATGGCGTTTCTTACGTTTCTACCGGCGGCGGAGCCCTGCTTGAAGCCATTGAAGGCAAAATTCTTCCGGGCATTGCTGCAATACAAGGATAA